Sequence from the Candidatus Chromulinivoraceae bacterium genome:
CGAAGCACTGAGACTCGCCGAAGAAGCAGGAGTTGATCTGGTTGAAATCTCACCAAACGCCAATCCACCTGTTGCAAAAATCATCGACTGGGGTAAATACCAATACCAGAAGATGAAGGAGCTGCAGAAAAACCGCAAGAGCAGCAAACAAAGCGAGCTAAAGCAAATGCGGTTTGGCCTAAAGATTGGATCTGGAGACTTGGATATCAAGCTTCGAAAGATCCGTGGCTTTTTGGCCGCTGGACACAAAGTGCGAA
This genomic interval carries:
- the infC gene encoding translation initiation factor IF-3 → EALRLAEEAGVDLVEISPNANPPVAKIIDWGKYQYQKMKELQKNRKSSKQSELKQMRFGLKIGSGDLDIKLRKIRGFLAAGHKVRIQIFYRGREMAHKEIGYEMIDKIVALLEDDAILEQKPQMAGRNLSIVVRSK